The Paramisgurnus dabryanus chromosome 3, PD_genome_1.1, whole genome shotgun sequence genome includes a window with the following:
- the LOC141279794 gene encoding uncharacterized protein, whose product MLMLVKEELEKMTDPQPCRIQNEDTEEQIDMMEISTDNLLELNEVDEKHRNVKRNHNVSQKGTEDINCENSFSEDERPEDHKSEEKPFKCQQCEKSFTFRSSLSKHKKAHMVGKQHACQHCDKSFPYKSELQIHVRVHTGERPYTCPHCGKSYTSKCVLKKHMRNHTEEKPFTCHLCGKSFRSKTELKLHTRIHTGEKPFTCHLCGNSFRSKSTLKFHTRIHTGEKPFTCHECKKSFRSKRTLTAHMTIHTGKKPHACLQCEKSFIEKRRLETHMRSHTGEKPYICSQCEKSFSSKETLKKHMKVHTGEKPFTCHHCAKGFITKRELNIHVRIHTGERPFTCHHCGKSFKVKNELNSHLKIHTGEKPHTCHVCGKSFRIKVNLNIHMRIHTGEKPYPCHHCEKRFTTAGNLQKHLRIHTGEKPYTCQQCGKSFRFKCSLKIHTRIHTGENLFTCHKCEKGFGSKGNLTTHMKIHMEEKPHTCLQCGKSFGLKSILKAHMMIHSEKKPHACLQCEKSFRDKTRLETHMRSHTGEKPYKCLHCENSFTNEVALKTHMRSHTGEKTFTCHLCGKSFTMKSGLNLHLRIHTGEKPFTCPHCEKSFTGAGDLKKHLRIHTGEKPYGCQQCEKRFRTKYHLTVHLSTHTEEKPFKCHECKKSYKTKSILNKHMRIHTQ is encoded by the exons ATGTTGATGCTGGTGAAAGAGGAGCTTGAGAAGATGACAGATCCACAACCATGCAGAATACAGAATGAAGATACAGAGGAACAAATAG ATATGATGGAAATAAGCACGGATAATCTACTTGAACTGAATGAAGTGGATGAGAAACATCGGAATGTGAAAAGAAACCATAATGTTTCACAGAAAGGAACAGAAGACATAAACTGTGAAAATAGTTTCAGTGAAGATGAACGCCCTGAAGATCACAAGAGTGAAGAGAAACCTTTCAAATGTCAACAGTGTGAGAAGAGTTTCACTTTTCGATCGAGCCTTAGCAAGCACAAGAAAGCTCACATGGTGGGAAAGCAACACGCGTGCCAGCATTGTGACAAGAGTTTCCCATATAAAAGTGAACTTCAGATACACGtaagagttcacactggagagagacCTTACACATGTCCTCACTGTGGAAAGAGTTACACAAGTAAATGTGTTCTTAAGAAACACATGAGAAATCACACTGAAGAGAAACCATTCACTTGTCAtctgtgtggaaagagtttcagaagTAAAACTGAGCTTAAGCTTCACacaagaattcacactggagagaaaccattcaCTTGTCATCTGTGCGGAAACAGTTTCAGAAGTAAAAGTACCCTTAAGTTTCACacaagaattcacactggagagaaaccgttCACATGCCATGagtgtaaaaaaagtttcaGAAGTAAGAGAACCCTAACAGCACACATGACAATTCACACTGGAAAGAAACCACACGCATGTcttcagtgtgaaaagagtttcatAGAAAAACGTCGACTTGAGACTCACATGAGAAGTCACACTGGGGAGAAACCTTACATATGCTCTCAGtgtgaaaaaagtttttctAGCAAAGAGACTCTTAAGAAACACATGAAAGtgcacactggagagaaaccattcaCATGTCATCACTGTGCAAAGGGTTTTATAACGAAACGTGAGCTTAATATACATGTgaggattcacactggagagagacCGTTCACATGTCAtcactgtggaaagagttttaaagtgaaaaatgAACTTAATAGTCACCTaaaaattcacactggagagaagcCTCAcacttgtcatgtgtgtggaaagagtttcagaatAAAAGTTAACCTTAACATACACATGAGgattcacaccggagagaaaccaTATCCGTGCCATCACTGTGAAAAGAGATTTACAACTGCTGGTAACCTTCAGAAACAtttgagaattcacactggagagaaaccttacacttgtcaacagtgtggaaagagtttcaggtTTAAATGTAGCCTTAAGATACACacaagaattcacactggagagaatcTGTTCACATGCCATAAGTGTGAAAAAGGTTTCGGAAGTAAAGGCAACCTTACGACACACATGAAAATTCACATGGAAGAGAAACCTCACACATgtcttcagtgtggaaagagtttcggTTTGAAGTCTATTCTTAAGGCACACATGATGATTCACAGTGAAAAGAAACCTCACGCGTGTcttcagtgtgaaaagagtttcagaGATAAAACGAGACTTGAGACTCACATGAGAagtcacactggagagaaaccttacaaatgTCTTCACTGTGAAAATAGTTTTACAAATGAAGTTGCTCTTAAGACACACATGAGAagtcacactggagaaaaaacGTTCACATGTCAtctgtgtggaaagagttttacaatGAAAAGTGGCCTTAATTTACACCTaaggattcacactggagagaaaccgttCACTTGTCCTCActgtgaaaagagttttacaGGTGCAGGTGACCTTAAGAAACAtttgagaattcacactggagagaaaccgtaTGGGTGTCAACAGTGTGAAAAGCGATTCAGGACAAAATATCATCTTACTGTACATTTGAGCACTCACACTGAAGAGAAACCGTTCAAATGCCATGAGTGTAAAAAGAGTTACAAAACAAAATCAATCCTTAACAAACACATGAGAATCCACACTCAATAG